The Strix aluco isolate bStrAlu1 chromosome Z, bStrAlu1.hap1, whole genome shotgun sequence genome contains a region encoding:
- the S1PR3 gene encoding sphingosine 1-phosphate receptor 3, which yields MMATVTVPPDALVSPQGNEEMDSLIVLHYNYTGKLLLREKATDNIDVPTIAFLILCSFIVLENLMVLIAIWKNNKFHNRMYFFIGNLALCDLLAGIVYEVNILMSGKKTLSLSSTIWFIREGSVFVALGASTFSLLAIAIERHLTMIKMRPYDANKKYRVFLLIGTCWLIAIALGALPILGWNCINNLPDCSTILPLYSKKYVVFCISIFIVTLVAIVILYARIYILVKSSSRNVANHNNSERAMALLRTVVIVVSVFIASWSPLFSLFLTDVACRVKECPILYKAHWFISLAVINSAMNPVIYTLASKEMRRAFFRLVCGCLVKSKVARSLPIQPTPDHSRSKSSSSNTQKPKEDFPPVNVPSCIAEKNESSFHNGNFCK from the coding sequence ATGATGGCAACAGTTACTGTGCCACCTGATGCTCTTGTCAGCCCTCAAGGAAATGAAGAGATGGACTCTCTGATCGTACTGCATTATAATTACACAGGAAAGCTTCTTTTAAGGGAAAAGGCAACTGATAACATAGACGTGCCCACTATTGCATTTCTGATCCTGTGTAGTTTCATAGTCCTGGAAAACTTGATGGTGTTGATTGCCATATGGAAAAACAATAAATTTCACAACCGCATGTACTTTTTTATTGGCAATCTGGCTCTCTGTGATCTTTTAGCTGGAATTGTTTACGAAGTAAACATTCTTATGTCTGGGAAGAAAACTCTGAGCTTGTCCTCCACAATCTGGTTCATTAGAGAAGGCAGTGTGTTTGTTGCCCTGGGAGCCTCCACTTTCAGCTTACTAGCAATTGCTATTGAGCGGCATTTGACCATGATTAAAATGAGGCCTTACgatgcaaataaaaaatacagagtgTTCCTTCTCATTGGTACATGCTGGCTTATTGCGATTGCCTTGGGTGCCTTACCCATCCTCGGCTGGAACTGTATAAACAATTTACCAGATTGCTCAACAATTTTGCCTCTGTACTCCAAGAAGTATGTTGTGTTCTGCATTAGTATCTTCATAGTCACTTTGGTTGCCATTGTCATCCTTTATGCCCGTATCTACATCCTGGTAAAGTCCAGCAGTCGTAATGTCGCTAACCACAATAACTCGGAGCGGGCCATGGCACTCCTTAGGACTGTTGTGATCGTTGTTAGTGTCTTCATTGCCTCTTGGTCTCCACTGTTCAGCCTGTTCCTCACTGATGTGGCCTGCAGAGTCAAGGAGTGCCCTATCTTGTACAAAGCCCACTGGTTTATTTCTCTGGCGGTCATCAATTCTGCAATGAACCCCGTCATCTACACTCTGGCCAGTAAAGAAATGCGTCGGGCTTTCTTTCGCCTTGTTTGTGGCTGCCTGGTGAAATCCAAGGTAGCCCGATCTTTGCCTATTCAGCCCACTCCAGATCACAGTCGAAGCAAATCCAGCAGCAGCAATACCCAGAAGCCGAAGGAAGATTTCCCACCAGTGAATGTTCCCTCGTGTATTGCTGAGAAAAATGAATCTTCATTTCACAATGGAAACTTCTGTAAATAA